Within the Zea mays cultivar B73 chromosome 10, Zm-B73-REFERENCE-NAM-5.0, whole genome shotgun sequence genome, the region AGAAACTGGTAGCCTGTTCCTCAAGATCATATATAGGGGGAAAAAAGCACAAAATAAAGAACGAACTCATCTGCTGTTCTTTCAATAATTGTATGGTCATCACGGATACAATCAAAAGTCAGTAGCAAGACTGGGAAGCTAGCTGAGGAGATGGTCATTTGTCGTCAAGTGCAGAGATTAGCAAGAAAAACCGCAAAAATTGGTCTCAGTGCAATCAGCTCGTTCAAGAAGAAGGCCCTGCATCTTATGGGCTGTCTTTGCTCCAAAGGCGCCAAAGAAGATGCCAATGCCGCTTCTGGACGCAGAACGCCGCCAAGGAGAAGTGAGCCAGCCACTGATGCGATCGCGAAGGACAGCAGCAGTTCAGCCGCGCTTAATAATGCAAAGACCAAAGGAAATCTGTATGGTGCAGAAAAGGTGGTAGTGTCTCTAGATGCTAGGATCAGCAGTGGAAACAACGCAGAGTTTAAAGGGCTTAATGCAGTCTCTGGCTGGCCATCTTGGCTCGTGAATGTGgcacctaaagcagtagaaggctggtTGCCTCGGCGAGCAGATTCCTTTGAGAAACTGGCCAAGGTAAACTACTTACTGAGTGTATACCATGCATGCAAATTGCTAGAATAGATTGTTTTGCGTCGCAGATTGGGCAAGGAACCTACAGTGTGGTGTACAAAGCCCGGGATCTGGAATCTGGGAAGATCGTTGCGCTAAAAAAGGTGCGGTTCGTCAACATGGATCCCGAGAGCGTGCGCTTCATGGCCAGAGAAATCCACATCCTTCGGAGGCTGGACCATCCCAACGTCATAAAGCTCCAAGGGATCGTAACGTCCCGCGTGTCGCAGAGCCTCTACCTTGTCTTCGAGTACATGGAGCATGACCTCGCTGGTCTCGTTGCAACTCCAGGCCTCAAGCTCACTGAGCCGCAGGTGGTTTAGTAGGTTTACCttgtccatccatccatccatcactTGGGAACGAACACTAAAACTGTAGcgcaaataaatatatatatatatacaccagATAAAATGCATCGTCCAGCAGCTGCTCCACGGCCTCGACCATTGCCACAGAAACGGGGTCCTGCATAGGGACATCAAGGGCTCGAACCTGTTGATTGACAGCAACGGGACGCTCAAGATCGGAGACTTCGGCCTGGCAATATCGTACGATCCCAGCAACCCGCAGCCACTGACAAGCCGCGTTGTGACGTTATGGTACAGACCACCGGAGCTTCTGCTGGGTGCCACAGATTATGCTGCTGCGGTGGACATGTGGAGCACAGGATGTATCGTGGCTGAGTTGTTTGCTGGCAAGCCAATCATGCCAGGAAGAACCGAGGTAGTTCTAATTTGATTATTGATGCTTCTTGTCGTTTTGCTTCCAGACATCGATCACCAATTAATATAATGAGCCCGAAATCGTTGCCATTGCCAGGTGGAGCAAATCCACAAGATATTTAAGCTGTGTGGCTCCCCATCCGAGAACTACTGCAAGAAATCGAAGGTGCCAGAAACTGCAATGTTCAAGCCTCAGCAGCAATACAGGCGGTGTGTCACCGAGACTTTCAAAGATTTACCCACTCCAGCTGTACTTCTCATCGACTCATTGCTTTCGCTAGAGCCAGAAGGACGTGGAACAGCCACCTCAGCTCTTCAAAGTGAAGTAATAAGattcttttttttttttgcactTAGCCTTCCGAGCTTGTGTTTCTTATATGTCTGCGCTTATGCCATCAACTCGCTTGTGTTTTTGGAATATATGCCTCAGTTTTTCAGAGCCAAACCACTCGCTTGCGACCCTTCGAGCCTACCGAAACTCCCACCAAGCAAAGAGTACGATGTCAGACTTAGGCAAGAAGAAGCCAGGAGGTACATGGTACTGCATCTGTGGATTTAGGGTTTATTGTGATGCTGACGTTCGCATTACTCTGTTTCATCAAGGCTAAGAAACGCGGCGGCACTTGGCGGGCCAGGAGCTGAATCTGTCAAACCTGGAAATGAGAGCCATGTAGTAGCCAGTCGCGCCATTGATATAGCTGCTCAAGTTAAGGTGAGTAGCTGCTTTAATCTATTAGTAGGCTTTGTCATCACAAATCAGGATACAAAAAAGCTTAAAACAAGATTAGAAATAATGTGAATGAATGCAACATCTGCAGCAACCCACGCATAGCACTTCGAAGAGCACCTGTGAGAAGTTCAGCGCCGAGGACAGTGTGCCAGGGTTCCGTGTAGAGCCTCGGGCACTGCCAACCTCAGCGCAGGTTCCTGAGTGTGGATCCACGTGGAATAACACAGGGGATCACCATCGTTCGGTCCTCGGCCGCGTTTGCAGCTCTGTTCGCGTTGCGAGGAAGAAAGGGCCATCGAATTCGAATACGCCACAGTACGACGCTGCAGACTTGAGGAACGGCGGTGACCGCAACCAGCGAGCAGACAGGCCTGCCGTCTCCTCTCAGAAGAAAGACCAGCAGGAGGTTAGTAGTACTCGGATCAGATCAGACTACGCTAGgcgttcttttctttctttttcatttCGCGCCAGTTTTTTAGTATCATATGCATGTGAATTGCTGTGACCAGCAGGACCGTGGAAGGAAGTACAAAAGGATCCACTATTCTGGGCCGTTGATGCCACCGGGTGGCAACATCGAAGACATGCTCAAGGAGCACGAGAGGCACATCCAAGAAGCGGTGCGCAAGGCGCGACTCTGTAAGGGAAGCAAGTAGCTACATAGAGCAGCTGAAGGCGCTAGGAGAAGCCTCACATGGACTCACCCAGACTCATCAAAAGCTGCCATATCGAGGAGCCGCAATAGCTGTCTGTCACATGCAATGCAACACGGTCAGCTATTGAAGTAGTGAGATGAGACAGCTCTCACCTTTTAAAATTCATAGGTGAGAACCTTCGCTTGTAATGCGATGAGACATTTTAAAATTGAAGTGCAGAGAAATCGGGAAGGAGAATTGCTAAGCCACTGTAAAGTTTAGGCACCCTTTTTTTTGTAAGTTTGATGCAGTTGTAATAGCCACTGTAAAGTTGTTCATCGATTTTGCTGACAACTCTGGATTATGGAAAACAACAGGAGCTGGATTTGAAACTTCAGACGAGCAGTCTCATGGCCCTTCAAGACATAATTGCAGCCTGAGGATGATGCAGCTAGAACAACATGATGTGTTTAAGCATACTTAAATTATTAACGAACGATGAGTCAATGCTAATCATCAGTTTATCACGAGCATCAGATAGTAATCTTAGAAGGTGGAATCGACATTTCGAATCTGAAAGTTTCGAAGAAAACAATTGTTGTGGCTCCTCAAAAAAAAAAAGTAACAGTTTCTGAAATATAATGTAAAGGATTGCTAAGCCATACCACCAGCGAAAACTTGAACACATTTGTTAAGGGAGTAAATAAATTTCTAAGTTTCTTTGCACTCACAGGTCTACCACAACAGTGGTGGTGTCTTGTAACATTGCAGCACGCCACTAGCGAACCTTGTGGGTGGAGTAACACTACAGATGAATTTCACAATTGCTGGATTCCATCAAACTCAGTATGTTCATACAACAGGCAACAGAAGCCCACCACAAACATCAACCTTCAGGAATACAAAGCCGTTGGGTGGAACCACCAGAggatttcttttctttcctcaaATGTtgtttttttttttaattttcgaTCAAGGGTTTGGGAATACTAAAATGGTTAGACCCAGCTCCGGAGGCTCTCACATGAGGCCTGTTTGGGTAATCTCTTATTGGAGTGAATTGAGGTGGTATGGGGTGTATTGAAGTGTaacatgaactaatttccctttcagtcctttcaatacacctcaaTCCACTTCAGTTCCTCTTTACCCAAACAAAGCCTGAGTGGGGTTTGGGAACACTGGTAACAGAAAACTAAGAGTTAGCAGAGAGATCAGTTGCAAAGAGATAgtgaaaaataataaaaaaatgaACTTAGTGCCAGTATTCACCTACCATTTCTGAAGCAGTGAGGCTCAGTTCTCACTGGGACCAAATTGTTTCTGTATATCACCGAATGATATGGTCGCAGAACCCCTTCTCTTAGCCTTTTGCTGTGATGGATGCTCCCTCCAGCCAGTCATGTAAATTACCTGCACAAACAAGAACATATTTGGCAATCAGTAGCCCAGTTTGTGTATCATTTACAGGGATTAATTAGCTCTAGACCAGATTAGTTCATTTTTTTTCTAAAAAGAAGATTTTACTGGATCAGTTCTGGTTCAAATAAAGGTAGAGTTATTCCAATAGTACAGAACTTGAAAGGTTGCTGGAATAGATCCGTCTTCTAACCCAAACATTGACTGGTAAATTGCTGCAGTTGCCAAGGCCGTATCCCTTTTCAACACCTGATACCACAAAACCCATCCAAGTTCAGTTACAAGGATAGGTAGAGAATTAGAATTTAGCCTTTTTCGATAAAAGAGTATGACATGTAAGATACTCACAGGATTTCTTTGAAAGAGAGCATTTGTTtcccccattgctctaagatgttcAACAAGTTCCAAAGCTAGTTGACAGAAGTAGCAAAACCATCAGCATGGGTAGGTAACTCGTAAATCTCCATAATCAAAATCAGTGTATTTCGTTGATATTGAATGAACTCTTATAGCAAATTATTTCTAAATTAAATACAGGAATAACTATTTGTTATCTTGATAGATGTAacagcgaaagggcctctagctgagttggttaggtggtctgagtagcattcctcaggtcctgggttcgactccccgtgggagcaaatttcaggttgtggttaaaaaatcccctcgtctgtcccacgccaaagcataggttaaggctcagccccggtcgtggtcgttctcacatgggcttcgatgccgctgtgtatgggtggggcaggggttcgaGGGTTTTCTCGGTCTGTGTGAaaaggtcttcttcttaatacaatatcCGGGGGCTGTCTAACCccccgcaggtcgagttttttttttTGATAGATGTAACATCAACCACACAAAAGCCAGGCATACAAGTCGAAATACACGTTTATTCTACCATCATGTAATATTGTAAGGAAAAGGGAAGATGAACAATACACAACACTCATCAGAAACTGAAGCTTTCTTTTTTCTACAAACCATTATTGTATCTAACGGTATACTGATCAACATCAACTCCTGGAAGGGTAAAGCCTGCCCTTGTCAAAAGGTTTCCTGCGTCACGGACCTTGAAAAGTGCAATACAAAGCCACAATTAAAACAAATGGATCATAACAGGAAAACATAGAGTAGTTATATGAATGCAAGATTTAATCTGACCGTTGTAAAAGTCTGCACAGTCTATTTTGTAAGAAAAACTCAAGTAGTAACTTTACCATGAAGTGGCATAATAAATATGTAAAGGGAGTACATACAAAATTACAAATACTTTTAGCAAAATTCAGAACACAAAATAGCCATACTTGCGCTAAAGGGGACATTCGAGGACTGATGCCCCCTTCGCGTTCCATTTGAGCAACTGTGCATGCAATTCTAAGCTCCCTGATAAAAGAAATAGAGGCAAGACAAAAcagataaggaaataaaaatgacaAAAAAAATCAGAAAATCAAGTTTTGTCTACAATTTGACAGGTTATCACTTCAGTGTTTCTCCACCAAGAATTGCTGCCAGAAAAAGGCCATCAGGTTGCAACGCCAGCCTACACTGCAAGGAAAAGGTAATAATTAACCAGCTATCAATAGTTAAGGTATTCTTTATGTATATAACTGACCATTGTAGAGACCTTGCATAGCAATATAAACTGGTTCAGGTTAAGAAATGTACCTGTATCATTGCTCCAGGTAGATCATTTGTCCAATGAAGTCCAAGACAGCTCATTATCAAATCCTGTGAGCTTCAGAACCCATGAACCACATTAATGAGTAAATGTTGCAAGATCTGTCTGTGTGTCTATGATTATGCTTGTGACACGACAACTGACTCACTCATACATGAGAATAAAAACCATGTAAGCATGAAGCAATTTTTCTCATGTATCATGTATGCTTTGATCTATAAGAAAGGTAGGAAGAGAGAAGTTGAAAGCCCAACTGCTGAATGAAAGAATACTTTTCTTTTTCCACATGACAGTGGGAAAGATAAACATCTGCGCTTTTTTTCATATTCAATTTTTTAGATCAAACTCACCAAAGGCTCAGCGTGGCTTTATTAAAAAGCTAAGTCGAGGTCAATCAACTACACAAATCACCTGTGTAGAGCTGGCAGTTGATTGGCAGGTACAGTGCAATCTCAGCAAAGTAGTTGTGGGTTTTGTACATTTTGATATCATGCATACAATACAATACAATACAATACATGAATTTGAAACCAACCAAGAAAGTGAAATCACCTCTCTTTGATTGGAAGAAACTCCTCATCGCCGATAACAAAGTGGGTCTCAGGCCCATCACCAGTGGCATTCTCTGACTCTCGCCACTTCTTCACCATATCGGCTGACATGTCCATCATGATCAGCCTCTCAATCCCACCTGCGACGGAGGCATTCAGTGCATTTCTGTGCAAAATTGGTGGAAACTTGATGGCGGCAAGGCTCTATCTGGAGTACAGTACCGACTAAAGAAAGAAGACTAGAGGAGCAGGATGCAAGGTGGCTCACCGCGGCCACGGAGCAAGCGGCGGACGGCGCCGGCGGAGCCCCCAAGGCAGAGTGCGGAGGGGAAGGCTTTCCTGCAGTCCTCGAGGCGGTCTAGGAGATTCTCAGCGACCGCATCCACGAGCCCATCGGTCTCACGCATCACCCACGCCGCGCGGTCCCGGTGCCGGCGCTTCAGGTCGCGGTCGAAGATCTTGACGCGGCCACCGCCGTCGTCGAGGCCGTCGGGAGCGGATGAGGAAGAGAAGTGGCGTTTGGGGAGAAGGTTCCCATGGCGGTGGCGGAGGAGGAGAAGGCGGCGAGCGGCGGCCGAGGATGCCATCGAGAGTAAGGGAGCACCGGCGATGGAGAAGACGGTGACGCGATTGCTAGGACCGTTGAGAGAAATTTGTGATTTTGCCACTCTCAATTTTGGTTGTCTGTTATTATGCCATCCCGTGTCTATGACTAGTGGGACcatctgtgtctatgatttgtggcCCGATGGCATACTAGCGAAGCCCATAAATGATAATGGCAATATTGCCAATGGCTCGACCGTTGAGGGCCTCGTTATTGGCCTTTTTCTTGAGCACAAAGTTTTAACTGGGCTACTTTGTTGTTTTTACTTTTTTTTCTTGTTTCTAATTTCGTTTCTGAAAAGATGAGCAAAATATTTAGCTATTATACATTTTCTTCCTATTTTCTATAATTAAAAAGTAAAAACAGAAGAAATGAGGCAAGGATAGATAACATGTCTAGTGTAAAAAGAATTAGAATACTAACATCAAATTATGTTCATCAAATCCACCTATAATTGAGTGCAATCACATTCTCTTTAAAAGTTCTTTTTACGCTAGATAACATATCTAGTGTAAAAAGAATTAGACTATTTTTAAAAGTATCTCTATATTTTCGGTAGACAAGATTTGATATGTTTGTATCATAATACTTTTTACACTAGATACTAGTAATGTCTGTATGTCGCTACGGTTTCTATATATCACATTTCAAATATGTACCTTGTTTAAATAGAATAGTTGTTCAAACACATTTCAAATCTTTACAATAATttatgctctatttaaattgattGTTGTGGATGACCTGAACACGTCTACCATATAACCTACATAAATGCATTCATATGCCGAGTGAGAAACCATGTCCCGTGAGGTGGCTCGGGTGGTACCAAACCCTAGTTGTTGTCACCGCCCCTTCCTTCTCCCCTTCGCCTTGCTGCCACTAGAGTAAGCACTCGAAAGTTCTGAGCGTCTTGCGAGGATGGTGGTGATGGTTTCCTCCTCGTGTGGTCTAGCACAGTTTAGCTCGGACCCTTGTCCATCGGCTCATGTCGGTCCGATCGATCAATGTATAGTACCTGGGCCTTAGGTGTGCACAACTGGTTAGGCTCAGTATGTTTTGATTTTATTTTTTCCCATTTTTATAAAAAATATCTTATGCTTGAGTATAGAGTATAAAACATAAAAACATATATTTTTTTTGGCTAAGTGGGTGTGAGTGTGTGTTTTAGAGTCAACAACCATGGTTAAACCACCACTTGTGCTTAATTTTTGCATACTATTTAAGTGGAGAGGGGAGTAGGGAGATTTACATGGTAATTTCTAGGACATGTATTAATGACTTTGCCAAGGGAGCACACAAAATTTTTAGATGGAAGGTAGGGAAAATTGATGCAGCCATATATATAACGACGATGATGATTTTTTTCTCAAACGCATAGGAGAGCTGGACCCTATTATATATTAAGCAGAGAGAGAAAAGGTATATAGAAGACCATGTACAAGATCCTCCTTACGAAGGCTAGTAGCAAGTATAAAGAAAAAACCATCTGAAAACTATAAAACAACCACACCAACCCTAAGACTCGGCTAAAGGGGCAGCCAAATAGGAGAGACCTTTTGCTCCAGCAATTTCACACCATCTTCTCTCCTCATCTGCAGACCATAGGATCAAAGATAAACTAGGAGTCCACCTATCGAAGATACATTCATTTCGATGATTCTATATTATCCAAGCACCCAATATGATGAGGGAGTTGAGGCCTCTTTTAATAAGGCCATTGACTGCTCCTGACAACTCTTCCCACCATCTTAAGAAGGAGGAATCAACCAATTGAGGGGCTAAAGAATGTATCCCGAACTTTCTCAATAGATAATACCAGAATTCTCATGCAAAGGCATAGGACACAAGAAGGTGGTCCATGGTTTCATCAAATTGCTCACGTAAGGGGCATTTCTCTGGGTGATTCATACCTCGTTTTGCTAATATATCGGCTATCCAGTGTCTTTTTTGAGCAACCAGCCATATGAAGAAACGACACTTTGGTGGGGCCCATGTTTTCCACACTCTTTTGTAATGTCCAAAAGAACTTGATCCTATAATTttgcatttgtattcaaattcatgagacaagtttaagtttgaaaattagaatttgaaaatggaaatagaaaagaaaagagaagaaaagataAAGAGAAAGGAAAACCAAAATATAAAAGCAATTATATAATAAAAACAACTATGCCTTCATACTGATATTTCTTTTTGATTGTGCACTTGATCTCTTTATGAAACTCACAaaagaatttgaatttgaataatAGGATTTGAAATGCATTCAAATTGGGTTTGAAAagaaataaaaataaaagaaaagggtgaCTTCAACACAGTCCCTGGGCCAAAACCTAGTTCCTCGGCCCAGCACCCTCACCCGTGTGGCCCAACTTGGGGGCGGCTCGGCTGACAGCCTAGCCCCACTGGGCAGTGGCGGTCGTGCGTTCCTGGCTGCCTCTGCTGATGttggggccccgcttgtcagccattGAGTTCCTCCCAAGGCGTCGGGATCTGTGCACGTGCTCTCCATGCGGATTTCACACCAACCGACCGGTGGGCCCTCCTCCGTTCATGTTCATCTTCCTAGCAGTAACAAACCTGGTGGGATTCGACCGCGCGATGTGGAGGATCTTGAAGCTCATGCGTAGTCGGGTGTCCAGGGGAGTCCAACCAGGGCGGACTATAAAACCACGCATCCAATTCCCCTCCTCTCCTCCTTCATAGCCCCAACCTTCGCTACTGGCGTCGTGCAAGAACATCAAGCTGTTGTGGGTGGAAGAG harbors:
- the LOC103640990 gene encoding probable serine/threonine-protein kinase At1g09600 isoform X1, yielding MVICRQVQRLARKTAKIGLSAISSFKKKALHLMGCLCSKGAKEDANAASGRRTPPRRSEPATDAIAKDSSSSAALNNAKTKGNLYGAEKVVVSLDARISSGNNAEFKGLNAVSGWPSWLVNVAPKAVEGWLPRRADSFEKLAKIGQGTYSVVYKARDLESGKIVALKKVRFVNMDPESVRFMAREIHILRRLDHPNVIKLQGIVTSRVSQSLYLVFEYMEHDLAGLVATPGLKLTEPQIKCIVQQLLHGLDHCHRNGVLHRDIKGSNLLIDSNGTLKIGDFGLAISYDPSNPQPLTSRVVTLWYRPPELLLGATDYAAAVDMWSTGCIVAELFAGKPIMPGRTEVEQIHKIFKLCGSPSENYCKKSKVPETAMFKPQQQYRRCVTETFKDLPTPAVLLIDSLLSLEPEGRGTATSALQSEFFRAKPLACDPSSLPKLPPSKEYDVRLRQEEARRLRNAAALGGPGAESVKPGNESHVVASRAIDIAAQVKQPTHSTSKSTCEKFSAEDSVPGFRVEPRALPTSAQVPECGSTWNNTGDHHRSVLGRVCSSVRVARKKGPSNSNTPQYDAADLRNGGDRNQRADRPAVSSQKKDQQEQDRGRKYKRIHYSGPLMPPGGNIEDMLKEHERHIQEAVRKARLCKGSK
- the LOC103640990 gene encoding probable serine/threonine-protein kinase At1g09600 isoform X2, with protein sequence MVICRQVQRLARKTAKIGLSAISSFKKKALHLMGCLCSKGAKEDANAASGRRTPPRRSEPATDAIAKDSSSSAALNNAKTKGNLYGAEKVVVSLDARISSGNNAEFKGLNAVSGWPSWLVNVAPKAVEGWLPRRADSFEKLAKIGQGTYSVVYKARDLESGKIVALKKVRFVNMDPESVRFMAREIHILRRLDHPNVIKLQGIVTSRVSQSLYLVFEYMEHDLAGLVATPGLKLTEPQIKCIVQQLLHGLDHCHRNGVLHRDIKGSNLLIDSNGTLKIGDFGLAISYDPSNPQPLTSRVVTLWYRPPELLLGATDYAAAVDMWSTGCIVAELFAGKPIMPGRTEVEQIHKIFKLCGSPSENYCKKSKVPETAMFKPQQQYRRCVTETFKDLPTPAVLLIDSLLSLEPEGRGTATSALQSEFFRAKPLACDPSSLPKLPPSKEYDVRLRQEEARRLRNAAALGGPGAESVKPGNESHVVASRAIDIAAQVKQPTHSTSKSTCEKFSAEDSVPGFRVEPRALPTSAQVPECGSTWNNTGDHHRSVLGRVCSSVRVARKKGPSNSNTPQYDAADLRNGGDRNQRADRPAVSSQKKDQQEDRGRKYKRIHYSGPLMPPGGNIEDMLKEHERHIQEAVRKARLCKGSK
- the LOC100276173 gene encoding Putative methyltransferase At1g22800, mitochondrial, with product MASSAAARRLLLLRHRHGNLLPKRHFSSSSAPDGLDDGGGRVKIFDRDLKRRHRDRAAWVMRETDGLVDAVAENLLDRLEDCRKAFPSALCLGGSAGAVRRLLRGRGGIERLIMMDMSADMVKKWRESENATGDGPETHFVIGDEEFLPIKESSQDLIMSCLGLHWTNDLPGAMIQCRLALQPDGLFLAAILGGETLKELRIACTVAQMEREGGISPRMSPLAQVRDAGNLLTRAGFTLPGVDVDQYTVRYNNALELVEHLRAMGETNALFQRNPVLKRDTALATAAIYQSMFGLEDGSIPATFQVIYMTGWREHPSQQKAKRRGSATISFGDIQKQFGPSEN